The following coding sequences are from one Coleofasciculus sp. FACHB-1120 window:
- a CDS encoding response regulator, translating into MSVVLVVEDSPAQRAMISDLLKGSGLTVTIATDGVEALEQILKSCPDLVVLDIVMPRMNGYEVCRRLKADPKTQNVPVVMCSSKGEEFDRYWGMKQGADAYIAKPFQPTELIGTVKQLLRG; encoded by the coding sequence ATGAGTGTAGTTCTGGTTGTAGAAGACAGTCCCGCGCAACGGGCAATGATCTCAGACCTCCTCAAGGGAAGTGGGTTAACCGTAACCATTGCCACTGATGGCGTCGAAGCCTTGGAACAAATTCTCAAGTCTTGCCCCGACTTAGTGGTGTTGGATATCGTCATGCCCCGAATGAACGGTTATGAGGTATGTCGTCGGCTCAAAGCCGACCCGAAAACCCAAAATGTGCCTGTGGTAATGTGTTCATCGAAAGGAGAAGAATTTGACCGCTATTGGGGGATGAAACAAGGTGCAGACGCTTACATAGCCAAACCCTTTCAGCCAACCGAGCTAATTGGGACGGTCAAACAGCTGCTACGAGGCTAA
- a CDS encoding chemotaxis protein CheW: MVGNPDFLTGSSQDHSPGFQELESPEGELHLRFYVPSGNEFALGASGIREVVSPSPDRITPIPNASPLLLGTLNWRGQVIWVADLGQFLGDSAALNTDKPEIPVIAVEDQDTMLGLAVDRIVGMDWLDIDQVQMLTNVPDSMAPFLKGEWLLDQEKNQFLRLLDQVAIVRSARWAA, translated from the coding sequence ATGGTCGGCAATCCGGACTTTTTAACAGGCAGCAGTCAAGATCACTCACCCGGATTTCAGGAACTGGAGAGTCCTGAAGGTGAATTACACCTGCGTTTTTACGTTCCATCCGGTAACGAATTTGCTCTGGGAGCCAGTGGAATCCGTGAAGTGGTTTCTCCATCACCAGACAGGATTACTCCAATTCCCAACGCTTCTCCCCTACTTTTGGGAACGTTGAACTGGCGTGGGCAAGTGATTTGGGTAGCAGACCTTGGGCAGTTTTTAGGGGATTCAGCTGCCCTGAATACAGACAAACCTGAGATTCCAGTGATTGCTGTTGAAGACCAGGACACCATGTTAGGCTTAGCCGTTGACCGCATTGTCGGCATGGACTGGCTCGATATCGATCAGGTACAGATGCTCACGAATGTTCCAGACAGTATGGCACCTTTTCTGAAAGGTGAGTGGTTGTTAGACCAAGAGAAAAATCAGTTTCTCCGACTATTAGACCAAGTCGCAATTGTTCGCTCAGCGCGATGGGCAGCATGA